ACGTATTCTATTTGGCCCTTGTGGCGTACTCTGGTAAGtctatgttaaaaatataatatgtctGAAGTTTTTTGGTGTGAGAAGTTCTATGATGAAATAGAATAAGTCTTAAaggaattttcttgaaaataagtaTGAATCAATATGTTCAAAAAGGATATCTGTCGTAGCTAATTGTTAGTTTAGTATATGGGCGTATTTGATGTAAGAGTCTGTCAGTTTGAGTTATTTGTGCTATTAAGGTGGAATCCTAAGTTATCTAATATTCATTGTATCTAAATAGTATCATGTCTTGATCTGTAATATGATGgaatttgagatttttgttATTACGGGGTCTCGTGCCATGACCGCCTCCAAATGTCTCAACGTCTAAAATGTTTATACTGCAACTAAAAGATATGCAATTGAAATGGTgttcgcaagtatacgggttaggttgtaatatagttataaCAAAATAGGTGAGTACTCTGTGGATCGTACCCCagggaggcgagtactaaattaatgTCAACCTAAACACAAATAGAAGTAATTagtagttttaaataaattttagtacaataaaacattaaaaaaaagtattttgggggtttttataaataatgaaataaaaataacaaaaaggaaaGTGAACTTTggaaatataaattctaacttaatcaaatctaagtATAGGTGCTTAGCTCACTTTGGTgatcataactaattcctattttaaGTTTCTACTTAATCAATTAGTcactaccctagcaggatctctcgatcttccattaaactaacgagtcgacaagaactacttatctctcgacctcacagtccaggcTGGTTCGGGActaaggtgttcatggatatgtcatactaattttgggttaattttcaCCTAAATGACTacctagggtcgtcaagcctaaGGTTTAAGTTCATCCTCTCCCAAATAGTTGGTCcgctaagaaaaccctacatagcaattaattaatcatacctccactcactaatcccccgtaaaaggattagttccttGTGGATCTCATGAATgcaataattttgataataaatgtaagcataaatattaaatcaatagAAGGGTTTAAGAGAATCCTGAATTATATTGATTGAAGCACAAAATCCACAATAGTTTGATCATAGTTACAACTCATATTCTCTGACGAACACGAAATAGAAAAGAACtgaaataaacctaaagcctaaaagaaaggaaaaactaaagattaaatttacaaaagaaaaCTTAGAATGTAAAAGTTGTCCTTTATCAAGTGTTTTaatagcctatttatagagttagggttgtcATCGTCCTTAACCTAGGTCAGCTAACATTCTCATGTTTAATATTCATTGTGCGGACCAAAGTGCCTTTAGGTTGTAAGTGCTTCCTATACAAGACTAATGTCATGACACTCTAGTTcctatgtcacgacatcgaaggcagtatGCATGGTTCAGGGCTAGCTTCAGAGGTATGTCGGGACATCAAGGCAGTATAACAATCCTTGCATTCTGCCCATTGTGTTCCGACATCAAACTCTACGTGTTGCAACATAGCACCCAGCTTTGAGTTCCTAttggtctcctacacacttaCATAATACGTTAGCTCActtttaggcctcattcggccctaAGGTTAGTAAAAGACTCAAAATgcactttttattgaatttaactaaactaagaaaaaatcagtaaaacatactaaaatttctcatattcaagctcctcaagtacgaaaattagtttaatctgctacaccgaattacagTAGATCATGCCCTATAGTAAAGTTGTGCGGAATTCTTCTAAATGATCTGGAGTGTTTCTCATTAGTATGAGTAAGTATTAGGTAGAATCAAtatatggttttatttttaatctaatttagaTGGCTCGACATTGGAACCCATCGAATGTATGAACAATAAGTGGTATTCGTCAAGTATAATGCCTGCGATTAATTGTTCTAGAATAATTGTTAAAAGTTGTCtggagagaaaaggaaaaatgtggTATTGTCTATTAAGATTTGGAGTCAACCGAGTAGTTAAATGGATGATGATATGTTAGGAATGATAAGTGGAGTATAAGAATGTAATTATATAACTGATAAAGTGAAGGTATTTGCCAAAGACAGATATGGGAAAATCCAAATATTCAAGATGAAGAATCAAGAAAGGTTAAAAGGTAAGTGGTGTtcaaaactcactaagttcttctGAACTTACTAGTGTCATGTTTATGTTTCAGGTATTACTGTTTAAAAGAGTTTGCTAGGAGGGACAATGCTAGGACCACGCCAGAGATGCAGTGTACGGGGATACTATGCATACAGTAGATGTTTTGGAAAAACTAGCATTTAGTAGGACTACACCCTAAGAGTCTGTCTTTTGTAAGTCTATAtgttgtaataatttttaacaagtctgatgtattatgtattaatttttaatactttcatttgttctttaatatgaattcttttaataaaatagtaagaaaaatgttttaaggTACAATTATTAACTgctttacaaaatttgttaagTGGTTTACATGGTAACACCCGAGATCCAAACTTGGTGAATCGGGTTGGATTTAAGGCGTTACACACATTCGCAgatcctaacttcatctaactCGTTAATAATTTTCCCTCCGTACTCCACCATTATAAACATGCAATACATGCATTTCATGAACATATTATCGTAGAGTACACTACTTATTAAGCACGGAATCATAACCACTTCATGCATATtggaataaaattttggatacTCATATACCTATGCGATCTTATACATGCATAGCATTTTCAATTAGCCAAGAGCATTCATCATCACAGAACTCTCTCTAAACTTAACACAGATACATGCCAACCATACAACATCTCATGAATGGAGTATAAAAACTCACCTGATGTTTCTTGGCTTCATCAGCTTAGCTTTTCTAAATGCTAGAACTTCCATTCTCCTGGCAGCAATCCCCTTTTTTATCTATCTTATTGACTCAATCTTCACAAATACTGCTCAATGCAGAGCTTTCATATCTTTTTATTCTTCAGAGTAACTGAAGAAGATGACGAAGAGAACAAAATAGGGTTTTCAAGTTTTCCTATTTCAATTATAATGTTATGCCCAATAGAACCTTAGTAAAATGAACTCGAATACACGGGTAAACTACACCATAGCGGATAGCTCGTAAGAGCTTTAAGTACACACTAGagcaccaaagtgcaaagcccgtagGCATCAAATGCATTCTCATATGCACATTGACTGCCTCCCAATGTACTAACGTCGGTAGTGAGAATACCCCAACCAAATATTGGAATTAAGGTGATGTCCGCAAGTCTACGaatcaggttgtaatatagttttgtgCAACAAAGTATAGaaagtactccgaggatcgtacccaaatgAGGTTTgattaaactaatattaattcATACGCTAACAAGTTTAAATAGTTctttaaccaaattatataaCGATTAATCTTAAAAGGGAGGAGAATAAGAATAACgcaaataagataaaatatctGGAAAATAGATTATGAATTTCTCAGATTTTAAAGGCAAAAGACTAACTTGCTTCAGTGTTCATAGTTAACTCCTATCTCAGGttttattcaatcaactagtcattaacctAGCAGGGCCTCTTAATGAGTCGGCAGACACTATTTAGTATATTATTCAAAGCACATTTTACGAAATTCCTAAGCTTTCTCTAACCTACTAAGCTTTCTCTAACCTCACTCTagtgtttattttaatgaactATTTGAGTATATGTTTGACTGTTATTTGCATGATGACGATGAGAGGTAaccaattttacaatttcaaaatagctGGAGAATACAATTAAGATTCAATGATTTTGATGTTCTTATAAAACACACTTTGTAAGGAAACCCAAAtgatatcaattaaataaatggtCGCCTTCAAATATTACAATCCAATTTAAATTTACACTGATTGGATGTTGAATTTAATTCACCTTGTGTATCATttaattatatcatatataacttatttatttaactcaattaataataatagaaaaaataagaattaatcAAGCTAAAAGTCATTTTctgaaatattaaattgtggttgcaaaaaatattataatgacAAAAAGTCTTAACTTCATTGCATATATTTCCGTTGTTTGaataatatacaattttaattttctatatattcTAACAACTTTTatcgtttttaataattatttattagtaacaatttaatttatttatctacaCACGTTTTAGCTTTTTAAAAGGATTGAATCTTTAAATAATTGCACCGATCCATCTGGTTTataatatctttataattttaaaattaaattaaaagtttatcaTTAAAGGGTCacattataattttaccatatatttatttaaaattttataaattttaaagaggtaaaattaaaatttcttttgctTTCATCCCTAATTCTAACACATACACAAATCTATCACTGTATAATAAGCATGCGTATTtgtaagaaattttttattaattttttatttttaacatgtgTATTTAAAAGGTGTAGGTAACTtagaaatcaatttattaattgttcTAAAATtacttagaaaaattaaaacataaaattatttttatttctaaataatatattttctaaagtaTTTATAGAAAAATGCCTTACCTTTGTTGACACATGGGAGCACATTGGtgcgttttttttttttacattacagaatatattaattttgggttttattaatttattatgcttaaatttaaaaattaatgtgtgtaatttaatttctaacataaattaatttctatatctttataatgttatcaattaattcaaatagTTTATATCGTTAACTTTTCGATTATAATGTTACGtggttttatataatttgaaggGTTTTAAAGCCGAATATGTgacttttcatttcttttgggTGTGtcttacttctttttttttggacaTCATAACACAATAGTCAAACTTTTAATTAGCCTCAACATTATGTTGACAGTTGAAATTTCAcctatatactttaattttgacatgCTTTGGTTTATCTACTTTTATAATGCCATTAAgtagtttaaatagttaatattgttaactatttcaatcaaaacgCTAAGgtgaatttttttagaaacactattctaacaaaaatatttcatcataatgagtttgaatgtgttttaagAGAAAATAACATTGCTTTTATTGTTACATGGCTAtcgaatatttttcaaatttgaaatgtCATACCAgtaattttaatagaagaaaTTTAAATATGGTAACAACTagacctaaatttttaaatatgaagaaaagagattaaatttctaaaataaaaatttgatgactaaattcaaaatatattaaatatataaagacttggagcatattttaactttcaaatttttattccaTACCTATTTTCCattaggatttttatttaactaattcacatgtacaaattcatatacaataccttttaaaaaataattaaattaaattataatgatatttaaaataggaaaatatttgacatattgttaataaaatattaaaaaataaataattaaagaaaacacacataatattttttaaaaactacttataaaattaaaaaaatctttaaaattattcattaattatttgGTAACAAACTGTAGGCATAGCAGCCAAAACtaaattattagaattttagGCGCCACGTGGAGAAACACAAGTGGATGCTCACAATTAGATACCCGTAAAAATTCGCCCGCGAAACGGAAGggttgggcaaaattttaaaaaacgaaaTCGAAACAAAATCCCCagctttaaataaataataaaataaaatctcatagATTAAAGACGAATGGAAGCGATCCTCTCCGTCCAATTCCATCCAGTCAAATCCAACGACCAGAAATTCCCACGTCACCGATCCTCGCACACAAAAACTAACCAATCGAATACCTCCCTTCTCCCGTATATATTCATATTCACCTTTCACTTCTCTCATTCACCACTGACTGCACTTTCTAATCTTTAGAATTCACAACTAGTTTCCAATGGCACCCAAAGCCGAGAAGAAGCCAGCCGAGAAAAAGCCAGCCGAGGAGAAAAAAGCCGAGAAGGCCCCAGCTGAGAAAAAACCAAGAGCCGAGAAGAAGCTCCCTAAAGAAGCCGGGGACAAGAGGAAGAAGCGAAGCAAGAAGAGCATCGAAACCTACAAGATCTACATCTTCAAGGTGCTGAAGCAAGTCCACCCTGATATCGGCATTTCCAGCAAAGCCATGGGTATTATGAACAGCTTCATCAACGACATCTTCGAGAAGCTGGCTCAAGAATCTTCGAGGCTCGCACGCTATAACAAGAAGCCCACCATCACCTCCCGTGAGATTCAGACTGCCGTAAGATTGGTCCTGCCTGGGGAGTTGGCCAAGCATGCTGTTTCAGAAGGGACCAAGGCGGTTACAAAGTTCACCAGTTCTTAGTTTCCAAAAATCTGGGAAATATGGTTTTGTTGTAAAAATCAGTAGCTTTTTGTGGGTCTTCCTGTAATTTGCGGAGCTTAATTGgaaatttaaccatattttgaatttatcttcttttaaattaaaatttaaaaacatgtcTTCCCCCTCCTAAAAGCATAGGATTGTACAGCATCCTAAAGAATCCAACAACAGAACACATTGCTCAACATGTTACAACTTACATTCAGCAGAGGGCTATTGATACCAAACAAAGGTCATTGCGTGTAGTTTTCACTATTACTTGATCTTAAAATAATTGGAAGATTCCATAGTTTGGATGTGGTTGTATAGGCCATAGGGTACTAGTAAGGCAACCCAAACGGAGATCAATCAAACCAATGGTTGCCTTTTTATTTTAcagcccaaattaaatttatgttgaaTTTAATTCCccttaattttgtattttatttaagagTAAACtatcaaattagtcattttttgtttagcttagataggggtgtgcataattcgggtaaaaccaaACAAgttcggttaaccgactgaattttttcggtcgggggtcggttaatttttttatgattttttggttaacggttaattcgattcgaaatcggtcggttaatcgaattttttcggttaaccgaaaaattaataaataaaattatccaacccaactcaataaaactaaaactaaagtctacccAATTACctaacccaataaaactaaaactaaaatctaCCCAATTaccaacccaataaaaataaaactaaagtctaattCTTAAGTATCTACCCAAttacacatttttttttttaggtttaatcaATTGGAGATTTTTTGGAGAGGAGAAATGGATATAAATGGAGAATATTAAATAGTTACATTTCAACTATAtgttaatttcaagaattatgtaatgtttttaattatgtagtgattcaaagacttatgtaatatttttaattatgtagtgattcaattcgggtaattcggttaatttttaaccaaaaataaaaaccatacaattttcggttaattcggttaaccgacctaattaaccgaaaaaatttcggttcggttaattttttttctaaaaaattcggttcggttaatggttaaaaattttggaaggttGGTTAATTCAGTTATAGCTATTTCCCGTCAGTTAATCGTATGCACACCCCTAAGCTTAGGTTGTATTTTAATcgcttatgtttgaaatgttacgttttagttacttacgttaacgcgttgtaatattttagtcactgagccgttaattgccgTTAACGATGTAACAGTAAGTTAacgtggcatgttaaatcatcatttcaaacaaattttttttgttaatttatactatcggtttacatattttttcattttgtgtaacttaaatttttttcttttattttcttaacttcccttttttttccctttattttctatttatcttctacttctccctctattttcctcctttctcaatttcttttaacgtagtttttctgtgtttttcatttgttaaaactagtccttttacttatttttttgaacaatttaatttttttcaagtgaggtgagcttgtggactagttttaacaaatgaaaaatataaaaaaaactacattaaaagaaatgaagaagagaagaaaacaaatggagaagcagaagagaatgaaaaaaaatagaggggAAAGTTAagagaacataaaaaaaaattgctcaaaaggaaaaaatagagGGACCAAttatagaatttaacctaaaatttccGTTTAAATTGATGCTTTAACGTGTCACATCAGTTTACCATTACATCCTTAACGACAATAAActgctcagtgactaaaatattacaatacgataacgtaagtgactaaaatgtaatatttcaaaaataaataactaaaatataacttgaagtatctattttaataatttacccttcattaaattatttattatataactcatctgtttatttcaattaacaccggaaaaaaagaaaatgttgaagtgtagtttgaaaaattattatcacAAAAGTCATGGGATCATTGTTTGAAGCATATACAATGGCTCTGAACattgaaaacttattttaaattttatatattgtaataatatttgttgttttcaaatattatttttagcatattttagtttttatggaAAAAGTCAATCCCTTAAATTACTGGACTGATCCATTTTGATCATATGACTAGTGTTCTTTTTTGCAAATCAGAATAGAAAATTGATGAATACAGTAGTCTAAAGAGAGAGTTTGAACTAATTGGTAAAAATTtggttctatttttaaaatatattcttcaatttttattttaataattcaattaattaaatcaaaatggaTGGTATGAAGTATTGAATCCTAGCGTAgtcaaaaatattgaaatgaattaattccTTGTTGTAAGAGAATTCACAAGGACAAATCGTAgatcatcaaatttaaaaattaaattacataatcatatttaaattttattaaaaattcacaCCAATAAACTGTATTaactaaaaagataaaatatttaataacattttaaatttattattaatagtataaCTTACCAACAAGGGACAATATTTGATGCATTGTTAgtatacaaattttattacatcatcgataaataataacatgatacatcatatttaaattaaacaaaaaaataaagactaataattttaaaacataattatacATCAATTATAacgattataaataaatattaataactcaTGGATTTAGGATATTAGATTTAAGGATGTGGTTTAGAATATtgagtttaaggttttaaaatatatttataaataattcttatttaactatgtttaaataaagttattaaaatttatttatagatcttctttttatttgatataaagaAACTTGTACGACCTTTTTACACAACtaaccaaacaaaaatatatatttacaagaATGACCCAACTTCAAAAATAATGACAAGAATGACCTAAAATGAACAGTGCAGGACAGTGTCGGCACCCATATCAATCATCCCCCTATCATTAGCTGTTGATTGCATTggagtttaaaaaatattttttttggtgccGACACTTTAATGGCTAGCAAccatatgtatttttttctcctatattttataaaatacaagtattctctaattaaaaaaataattctttattAGGTGTCAATTATCACaccaccaaaaataaatttaaatttttttccgtATTTTTTGTGCCGGCAATGTGGTGGCCGACACCCATgtcagtaaaaaaaataatattttttggtgtCGGTCTTCCCCATGCCGGCAccggttattttttattaaaatagtttatttttggTGTCGACCTTTCATTTGTTGGCACGCCGTGTTCGAAAAAAATGGTACTTTTTTGGGTGCCGCCTATCTCGTTGCCGGCACCCAAACAAGCTATACAttgaatttttctatgttttggttgagttttttttactttaacaattgaagaaaaaaaatagagccGTACTAGTGTTTTGTTGAGGAGgaaataaattttgttgaagATGAATATCCATATATTGTTAGTGTATGTCCATTTTGATGGATAAATAGTAAATACAACTAAAGAAGGTTGTGCATTTCAAAGTCGCCaaaaaataggaatgagattcaATAAGCGTGTAATATTGGTGGAAATGAAATGGAAGATCGGTGCAAATTTCAAGATTGTTTTacaaatttctaatttcaacGGATCCGTTGAAATTTTCGAACATGAAGCTTGTAGATGGTGATGATATGATCACAATGATCGCAACTTATTGCCCCCCAGAGATCGAGAATCCTCGACCGGTTGAGTTATTCGCAACGTTAGTTGATCCAAAAACCCGTTCAAATTGTCCTTCAAGTAAGTCAACGTTAcagatttaattttgatctTAATGTTTACTAGGAAGATCTATCAAGTTGTGGAGGGACATCACAAACACCCGAAAATCCAAACTACGGAGGATTTTCGCATAGCAACCCAATCATGGGTCCCAGTTTATAGATACATCCAGAAGGTGCTGGGTACCATAACAAATAGTGATGAAAGGTTCAATAATGAAGATTAGTCCTACCATGATCCTTCAGAATTTAGTGACCcctgtaatacccgattttggcccAGGTAAAAGGCCCAAAATACAAACGGGCCGATGTGGCCCAAACCAAACTATAGAGGCCCAAAACCAATGGCCCAAAAACATTAGAAACCTTAGGGTTTCTAATCTTCAGCCGCCACAACCACCAAAGCAATCTCACCCTCGCACACCGCCGCAAATGGCGCGCATGCGCTTCTCCACCTACACGacaaggaaagaaataaaacagcatatggaaagaaaaatcaaaagattgCGAATCAAGATTGATATGAACAGATTTACTTTCTATATTGTTTTGTTGTGGCTATAAAACGGCCATTGATACATTGTAATCGGGGGGAtgaaaaaacacattaaaaaatcaataaaaagagAAGACTAAtagcaatttttttttgaaggtgatttcaagtttttttaaaactttcttTTTTCGTTTCTTTGATTTATACCTACTGTTGTATGCGAAAGAGAaggaaataaaaagggaaagggAGGTTAAGGAGAGTATTTACCTGATAGCCGAGACGTTGTTCGCTCCGTCGCAATCGAAATCGGTCGAAGGATTGGGGTTTCAAAACGATAGTCTGCCGAACGGCGCATAGAAGAAGGTTGGTTTAGGGTTTGCAAATCTGCTGAAAATGGTTTCTTAATGCCTTGTGTTTTAGTCTTATGCGTACTATGAAACTACGTCGTTTTAAGCTCGCTCTAATAGCTTCAAAACGACCGTGCATTAGCTTtaacccgatgacccgacccgaaTAGTGCTAGATCCGCGCGTTTTAGTCTAGGAGTGGAAATTTGTGAAATCGGCCCCCTCACTTTT
The window above is part of the Gossypium raimondii isolate GPD5lz chromosome 9, ASM2569854v1, whole genome shotgun sequence genome. Proteins encoded here:
- the LOC105799140 gene encoding histone H2B encodes the protein MAPKAEKKPAEKKPAEEKKAEKAPAEKKPRAEKKLPKEAGDKRKKRSKKSIETYKIYIFKVLKQVHPDIGISSKAMGIMNSFINDIFEKLAQESSRLARYNKKPTITSREIQTAVRLVLPGELAKHAVSEGTKAVTKFTSS